From Haloglomus litoreum, the proteins below share one genomic window:
- a CDS encoding transcriptional regulator: MATVSQTLSFDDILDALADVQRRKLLVALLDHNPQDDAPVVVDASESETEALQRLIMMKHSHLPKLERYGFIDWNQETKEVSKGSNFEEIRPVLEALLDNEGELPSGWL, encoded by the coding sequence ATGGCAACAGTCTCTCAGACCTTGTCGTTTGACGACATACTGGATGCGCTTGCAGACGTGCAGCGCCGAAAGCTGCTGGTGGCATTACTGGATCACAACCCCCAGGACGATGCCCCTGTTGTCGTCGACGCCTCGGAGTCGGAGACCGAAGCGCTCCAGCGTCTCATCATGATGAAACATAGCCACCTCCCGAAACTGGAACGGTACGGGTTCATCGACTGGAATCAGGAGACCAAGGAGGTGTCGAAAGGCTCGAACTTCGAAGAGATTCGGCCAGTCCTGGAAGCGTTGCTGGATAATGAGGGTGAGCTTCCCTCAGGGTGGCTGTAA
- a CDS encoding helix-turn-helix domain-containing protein has protein sequence MRYLTVRLVPEQGTAFHPLGVRLTEEPSLQREAVHHFELLDDGTLLLLAEGSGDRDRYEEIMASEPTVRDYMVSGEDRWMAVSQFEVNEPVRRILEWQQRHDVVVETPLQFQRDGSQEMTLIGDDEAFRRLYASAGDLEAVDVEVVETGEYTPDADRLARTLTTRQQEILSAAVDLGYYRDPREATHEDIAAALDLSSSAVGKHLRRIEERVFAALTG, from the coding sequence ATGCGGTACCTGACGGTCCGGCTGGTCCCGGAACAGGGGACGGCGTTCCACCCGCTCGGGGTGCGACTGACGGAGGAGCCCTCCCTCCAGCGCGAGGCCGTCCACCACTTCGAACTCCTCGACGACGGGACGCTCCTGTTGCTCGCGGAGGGGAGCGGCGACCGCGACCGGTACGAGGAGATCATGGCGTCCGAGCCGACCGTCCGCGACTACATGGTCTCCGGGGAGGACCGCTGGATGGCCGTCAGCCAGTTCGAGGTGAACGAGCCCGTCCGGCGGATACTGGAGTGGCAGCAGCGCCACGACGTCGTCGTCGAGACGCCGCTGCAGTTCCAGCGGGACGGGAGCCAGGAGATGACCCTCATCGGCGACGACGAGGCGTTCCGGCGGCTGTACGCGTCGGCGGGCGACCTGGAGGCGGTCGACGTCGAGGTCGTCGAAACCGGCGAGTACACCCCCGACGCCGACCGGCTGGCACGGACGCTCACCACCCGCCAGCAGGAGATCCTGTCCGCGGCCGTCGACCTCGGCTACTACCGGGACCCCCGCGAGGCGACCCACGAGGACATCGCCGCGGCGCTCGATCTGTCGTCGTCCGCCGTCGGCAAGCACCTGCGCCGCATCGAGGAGCGCGTGTTCGCCGCCCTGACGGGATGA
- a CDS encoding class I SAM-dependent methyltransferase gives MSDQRRRRVREAWDAVADDYARVRNPDGPDTALLDELVADLPDDATVLDVGCGDGARTLANLPAGTVGLDFSRVQLELARDRIPGAPLLQADMTALPVADDSVDAVTAYHSVFHVPREEHPGVYREFARVLRPGGRVLLTVGRGSGSSTASDWLRSGHPMFWSTPGRATTLDQLREAGFEVVWERLVDDPLGSEALFVLAELSR, from the coding sequence ATGAGCGACCAGCGACGGCGACGGGTCCGCGAGGCGTGGGACGCGGTGGCCGACGACTACGCGCGGGTGCGCAACCCCGATGGCCCGGACACCGCCCTGCTGGACGAACTCGTCGCCGACCTGCCCGACGACGCGACCGTCCTCGACGTGGGCTGTGGCGACGGCGCGCGGACGCTGGCGAACCTGCCCGCCGGCACCGTGGGGCTGGATTTCTCCCGCGTGCAACTGGAACTGGCCCGCGACCGGATTCCCGGCGCTCCCCTCCTGCAGGCCGACATGACGGCGCTCCCCGTCGCGGACGACAGCGTCGACGCCGTGACGGCCTACCACTCCGTCTTCCACGTCCCGCGGGAGGAGCACCCGGGCGTCTATCGGGAGTTCGCGCGGGTCCTGCGTCCGGGCGGGCGCGTCCTCCTGACCGTGGGCCGCGGGAGCGGGAGTTCGACGGCGAGCGACTGGCTCCGAAGCGGCCACCCGATGTTCTGGTCGACGCCCGGCCGCGCGACGACCCTGGACCAGCTCCGGGAGGCGGGCTTCGAGGTGGTCTGGGAGCGCCTCGTCGACGACCCGCTCGGGAGCGAGGCGCTGTTCGTGCTGGCCGAGCTGTCCCGGTAG
- a CDS encoding DUF2240 family protein encodes MSLRVAIGAPFQREGTTELPEGTFVKKLSLDWEWFTPDQARRLADIGVGEGLLTREENRLVAQFDPATVEVPEEFRPDESLLQERSTFDRVLSALAGEGVEKQEAVAAMNRLKADRGLTMDGAAILYAHKRGADVAGLAERAREEL; translated from the coding sequence ATGAGCCTGCGCGTCGCCATCGGGGCCCCGTTCCAGCGCGAGGGGACCACCGAACTCCCGGAGGGGACGTTCGTCAAGAAGCTCTCGCTCGACTGGGAGTGGTTCACGCCGGACCAGGCCCGCCGCCTCGCGGACATCGGCGTGGGCGAGGGGCTGCTGACCCGCGAGGAGAACCGTCTCGTCGCGCAGTTCGACCCCGCCACGGTAGAGGTCCCCGAGGAGTTCCGGCCCGACGAGTCGCTGCTGCAGGAGCGCTCGACGTTCGACCGCGTCCTCTCGGCGCTCGCGGGCGAGGGCGTCGAGAAGCAGGAGGCCGTCGCGGCGATGAACCGGCTGAAGGCCGACCGAGGCCTGACGATGGACGGCGCCGCCATCCTGTACGCCCACAAGCGAGGCGCGGACGTGGCGGGCCTCGCCGAGCGCGCCCGGGAGGAGCTGTAG
- a CDS encoding type IV pilin, with protein sequence MNNHSWTHRAASRQDDERAVSPVIGTVLLVALTVLLAVAVSTTALGVGTLADPTPSARFSFAYEEGVGLVVTHEGGRAIDAEYLAVVGEDPDGVAGFGPWAGTGSVGAGDSTVVTGVDGNEIVRVVWSEDRRSSVLAATTLAFKGAFAYELTDGAVMMEAERATARYEGTGVAVGHTWANESRGDASDGHRLIALPKGDKRTRVSTDSDRNGPGSDADIAAGPRADYRIAFDRDDIDAATDGTFYVWVRMDGSATNGRDHNYHDSVHVGLDGVVVSGEALESRERNYGVSSYESDRQNWRWVGWVTESKSNRVTVTVDSPGVHTLNVWMREAGTEIDQVYVTADPNDRP encoded by the coding sequence ATGAACAATCACTCATGGACCCACCGCGCGGCGTCCCGACAGGACGACGAGCGGGCGGTCTCCCCGGTCATCGGCACCGTGCTCCTCGTCGCGCTCACCGTGCTGCTGGCGGTCGCCGTCTCGACCACCGCACTCGGCGTGGGGACCCTCGCCGACCCCACGCCCTCGGCACGCTTCTCGTTCGCGTACGAGGAGGGAGTCGGGCTAGTCGTCACGCACGAGGGCGGCCGCGCCATCGACGCGGAGTACCTCGCCGTGGTCGGCGAGGACCCGGACGGCGTCGCGGGCTTCGGGCCCTGGGCCGGCACCGGCAGCGTCGGCGCCGGGGACAGCACCGTCGTCACCGGTGTCGACGGGAACGAGATCGTGCGCGTGGTCTGGAGCGAGGATCGCCGGTCGAGCGTGCTCGCCGCGACCACACTCGCGTTCAAGGGGGCCTTCGCGTACGAACTGACCGACGGTGCGGTCATGATGGAGGCCGAGAGGGCCACCGCCCGGTACGAGGGTACTGGAGTTGCAGTCGGCCACACCTGGGCGAACGAGTCCCGCGGGGACGCCAGCGACGGCCACCGGCTGATCGCCCTGCCGAAGGGCGACAAGAGGACGCGCGTGAGCACGGATTCCGACCGAAACGGGCCGGGCTCGGACGCCGATATCGCCGCCGGCCCCCGCGCCGACTACCGCATCGCGTTCGACCGGGACGACATCGACGCCGCCACGGACGGCACGTTCTACGTCTGGGTCCGGATGGACGGCAGCGCGACGAACGGACGGGACCACAACTACCACGACTCCGTCCACGTCGGCCTCGACGGTGTGGTCGTCAGCGGGGAAGCCCTCGAGAGCCGCGAGCGCAACTACGGCGTGAGCTCCTACGAGTCGGACCGCCAGAACTGGCGGTGGGTGGGCTGGGTCACCGAGTCCAAATCGAACCGAGTCACCGTCACCGTCGATTCGCCGGGCGTCCACACCCTCAACGTCTGGATGCGGGAGGCCGGGACCGAGATCGACCAGGTCTACGTCACCGCGGACCCGAACGACCGCCCGTAG
- a CDS encoding translation initiation factor IF-5A, translating to MAREQTEVRDLQEGNYVMINDVPSKITSYSTSKPGKHGSAKARVEGTGVFDSQKRNFTQPVDAKVWVPIIERKQGQVVSTSDGEMQVMDLETYETITMRIPGSEDITADDEIEYLEYEGNRKLV from the coding sequence ATGGCGCGAGAGCAGACCGAGGTCCGCGATCTGCAGGAGGGGAACTACGTGATGATCAACGACGTCCCCTCGAAGATCACCTCGTACAGCACGTCCAAGCCCGGCAAGCACGGCAGCGCGAAGGCCCGTGTCGAGGGCACCGGTGTCTTCGACAGCCAGAAGCGCAACTTCACCCAGCCCGTCGACGCGAAGGTGTGGGTCCCCATCATCGAGCGCAAGCAGGGCCAGGTCGTCTCCACCTCGGACGGCGAGATGCAGGTGATGGACCTCGAGACCTACGAGACCATCACGATGCGTATCCCCGGCAGCGAGGACATCACGGCCGACGACGAGATCGAGTACCTCGAGTACGAGGGCAACCGGAAGCTCGTCTGA
- a CDS encoding phytoene desaturase family protein, whose protein sequence is MQGLDGERIAVIGSGFGGLSTACYLADAGADVTVLEKNEQLGGRASRLEAEGFKFDMGPSWYLMPDVFERFFGHFGRAPDDYYSLTRLDPHYRIFFKDGDSVDMVADRDANAETFESYAPGAGETFHDYLDTSEYHYETAMEHFVYEDRSSLRDFVDLDVMKAAPVGLKLLGTMDGYVSNYFDHPKLQQIMQYTLVFLGGAPQNTPALYNIMSHVDFNLGVYYPDGGIGAVVDALVELGGELGVEYETGAPVEEIITRREGFELVVGEAADTGLPTRTESGSDAETSVDDDDTVEATPDGGTAATDAATERRESFDHVVSDADYAHTEQELLPAHERGYDADYWDSRTYAPSAFLLYMGVEGDVDPLEHHTLVLPTDWDEHFETIFDDPSWPDDPAYYVCVPSETDPSVAPEGHSNLFVLVPIAPDLEDGPETREQYRELVLDDLAENTGVDLRDRIVFEESFSVSEFADRYNSMQGTALGMAHTLRQTAFLRPPHRSKEVDGLYFTGSYTTPGIGVPMCLVSGQHTADCVIEDLAGSAPER, encoded by the coding sequence ATGCAAGGGCTCGACGGCGAACGCATCGCCGTGATCGGTTCCGGATTCGGTGGCCTCTCGACGGCCTGTTACCTCGCGGACGCGGGCGCGGACGTGACCGTTCTCGAGAAGAACGAGCAGCTCGGGGGCCGGGCCTCCCGGCTGGAGGCGGAGGGCTTCAAGTTCGACATGGGACCGTCCTGGTACCTGATGCCCGACGTGTTCGAGCGGTTCTTCGGCCACTTCGGCCGTGCGCCCGACGACTACTACTCGCTGACGCGCCTCGACCCGCACTACCGCATCTTCTTCAAGGACGGCGACAGCGTCGACATGGTCGCCGACCGCGACGCCAACGCCGAGACATTCGAGTCCTACGCGCCCGGCGCGGGCGAGACCTTCCACGACTACCTCGACACCTCCGAGTACCACTACGAGACGGCGATGGAGCACTTCGTCTACGAGGACCGCTCCTCGCTCCGGGACTTCGTGGACCTCGACGTGATGAAGGCGGCCCCCGTCGGGCTGAAGCTCCTCGGGACGATGGACGGCTACGTCTCGAACTACTTCGACCACCCCAAACTCCAGCAGATCATGCAGTACACGCTGGTGTTCCTCGGGGGCGCGCCGCAGAACACGCCCGCGCTCTACAACATCATGAGCCACGTCGACTTCAACCTCGGCGTCTACTACCCCGACGGCGGTATCGGGGCCGTCGTCGACGCGCTCGTCGAACTCGGCGGTGAGCTGGGTGTCGAGTACGAGACGGGCGCGCCGGTCGAGGAGATCATCACCCGGCGCGAGGGCTTCGAACTCGTCGTCGGGGAGGCCGCGGATACGGGCCTCCCCACGCGAACCGAGAGCGGGAGTGACGCCGAGACCAGCGTCGACGACGACGACACGGTCGAGGCCACGCCCGACGGCGGGACCGCGGCCACGGACGCCGCGACCGAACGCCGCGAGTCGTTCGACCACGTCGTCAGCGACGCCGACTACGCCCACACCGAGCAGGAACTCCTGCCCGCACACGAGCGGGGCTACGACGCGGACTACTGGGACTCCCGGACGTACGCGCCGTCGGCGTTCCTGCTGTACATGGGCGTCGAGGGCGACGTGGACCCGCTGGAGCACCACACGCTCGTCCTGCCGACGGACTGGGACGAGCACTTCGAGACCATCTTCGACGACCCGTCGTGGCCCGACGACCCCGCGTACTACGTCTGTGTCCCCTCGGAGACGGACCCCTCGGTCGCCCCCGAGGGCCACAGCAACCTGTTCGTCCTCGTCCCCATCGCGCCGGACCTGGAGGACGGCCCCGAAACGAGAGAGCAGTACCGCGAACTCGTCCTCGACGACCTCGCCGAGAACACGGGCGTCGACCTGCGCGACCGCATCGTCTTCGAGGAGTCGTTCTCCGTCTCGGAGTTCGCCGACCGCTACAACTCCATGCAGGGCACCGCGCTCGGGATGGCCCACACCCTCCGCCAGACCGCCTTCCTCCGGCCGCCGCACCGCTCGAAGGAGGTCGACGGGCTCTACTTCACCGGGTCGTACACCACGCCCGGCATCGGCGTCCCGATGTGCCTGGTGAGCGGCCAGCACACGGCGGACTGCGTCATCGAGGACCTCGCGGGGAGCGCACCCGAGCGATAA
- a CDS encoding CPBP family intramembrane glutamic endopeptidase, giving the protein MTTDAISAIRRVDSPDGPASDVTDRRTPRGARAIARAALVAAGLTLLGLVAGTVLGLVPVLVEFLLTGEAVFAPPTLLASTVLTMGGYAAVGLWFARRYGVALPARVPTRRDVGWVAGGTLLALVGVTTSLVVLSSLGIEAAPNAIGGFGEAMPVLFLALAALSVVAIGPAEEILFRGAVQGRLRATVGPTGAVLGAGALFASIHAFAVVGTLGATLTTVAVIFVLSLVLGVAYERTRNIVVPALLHGFYNATLFVAAYVGTTGI; this is encoded by the coding sequence ATGACCACAGATGCCATCTCTGCAATCCGCCGAGTCGACTCCCCGGACGGGCCCGCCAGCGACGTGACCGACCGCAGGACCCCCCGTGGTGCGCGTGCCATCGCCCGCGCCGCCCTGGTCGCCGCCGGCCTGACCCTCCTCGGCCTCGTCGCCGGCACCGTTCTCGGCCTCGTGCCCGTCCTCGTCGAGTTCCTCCTGACGGGCGAGGCGGTGTTCGCGCCGCCCACGCTCCTCGCCAGCACGGTCCTCACGATGGGCGGCTACGCCGCCGTCGGACTCTGGTTCGCCCGGCGGTACGGGGTCGCCCTCCCTGCCCGCGTCCCCACCCGGCGCGACGTGGGCTGGGTCGCTGGCGGAACGCTCCTGGCACTGGTCGGCGTGACCACCAGCCTGGTCGTGCTGTCGAGCCTCGGAATCGAGGCGGCACCGAACGCCATCGGCGGCTTCGGCGAGGCGATGCCCGTCCTCTTCCTCGCGCTGGCGGCGCTCTCGGTCGTCGCCATCGGCCCCGCGGAGGAGATCCTGTTCCGCGGTGCCGTCCAGGGGCGACTCCGTGCGACGGTCGGCCCGACCGGCGCCGTCCTCGGGGCGGGCGCGCTGTTCGCCAGTATCCACGCGTTCGCCGTCGTCGGCACGCTCGGCGCGACGCTGACGACCGTCGCGGTCATCTTCGTCCTCTCGCTGGTCCTGGGCGTGGCCTACGAGCGCACCCGGAACATCGTCGTCCCGGCGCTGCTGCACGGGTTCTACAACGCGACGCTGTTCGTGGCTGCGTACGTCGGTACCACGGGAATCTGA
- a CDS encoding Rieske (2Fe-2S) protein, producing MSPRTHLTSADDVPEQGGWLFTVEEPNGSLQEVFLVRLDDGIAAWKNYCQHETDQELYREEIGAVVRDGGIVCPKHGSVFDAVTGDCENGPAAGSTLAEVAVTVELGEVYLTDDDVEFSHAGPASAGDDDDDDDTPGSTSHLRF from the coding sequence GTGTCCCCCCGTACGCACCTGACGAGCGCGGACGACGTGCCCGAACAGGGCGGCTGGCTGTTCACCGTCGAGGAGCCGAACGGCTCGCTGCAGGAGGTCTTTCTCGTCCGCCTCGACGACGGCATCGCGGCGTGGAAGAACTACTGCCAGCACGAGACGGACCAGGAACTCTATCGCGAGGAGATCGGCGCCGTGGTGCGCGACGGCGGCATCGTCTGTCCGAAACACGGCTCCGTCTTCGACGCCGTGACCGGGGACTGCGAGAACGGCCCGGCCGCCGGGTCGACGCTGGCCGAGGTCGCGGTGACCGTCGAACTCGGCGAGGTGTACCTCACCGACGACGACGTCGAATTCAGTCACGCCGGGCCCGCGAGTGCCGGCGACGACGACGATGACGACGACACTCCGGGGTCGACCTCCCACCTGCGGTTCTGA
- a CDS encoding replication factor C large subunit, with protein MVDWTEKYRPTTLSEVRGNDKARDAFHEWARSWDDHGEAVIIYGAPGVGKTSAAHALANDMGWSVMELNASDSRTADKIKRVAGGAAMNQSLTTSGRQLVILDEADNLHQHKDRGGARAMTDLVKSANQPIVLIANDFYEMSRGLRSACRDIEFRDVGKRSILPVLRDICRKEGIEYEDAALDRIASTNDGDLRGAIKDLQAAAEGRERITVDDVSTSDRDRTQDIFSLLDAVLKEQSPEEALQTAYDTDETPDDLLQWVEDKVPKVYEGDEVADAYGYLAKADRWLGRVRATQNYTYWRYATDNIAAGVAAARTRDRGGWTRYGGAPYRSYRDSTRDYIAERIAESAGVSTATARREIMPFLAVMTHHCKNRELTVLMAARYELDADHVSFITGSGASTNKVQDIVADAEELREQEAVDHSGGAFAGGVAGESEVEGEDGDDGGEGEEEEVAQATLGGGDESGGDEEEGREADAEAAEEDDQQSGLSDFM; from the coding sequence ATGGTAGATTGGACGGAGAAGTACCGGCCCACGACGCTGTCGGAGGTCCGGGGCAACGACAAGGCCCGGGACGCCTTCCACGAGTGGGCCCGGTCGTGGGACGACCACGGCGAGGCGGTCATCATCTACGGCGCGCCCGGCGTGGGGAAGACCAGCGCCGCGCACGCGCTCGCGAACGACATGGGGTGGTCGGTGATGGAGCTGAACGCGTCGGACTCGCGGACCGCCGACAAGATCAAGCGCGTCGCGGGCGGCGCTGCGATGAACCAGTCGCTCACGACGAGCGGCCGCCAGCTCGTCATCCTCGACGAGGCCGACAACCTCCACCAGCACAAGGACCGCGGCGGGGCCCGCGCGATGACGGACCTCGTGAAGTCGGCGAATCAGCCCATCGTCCTCATCGCGAACGACTTCTACGAGATGTCCCGCGGGCTCCGGAGCGCCTGCCGGGACATCGAGTTCCGCGACGTGGGGAAACGCTCCATCCTCCCCGTCCTCCGGGACATCTGCCGGAAGGAGGGCATCGAGTACGAGGACGCCGCGCTGGACCGCATCGCGAGCACCAACGACGGCGACCTGCGCGGCGCCATCAAGGACCTGCAGGCCGCCGCGGAGGGGCGCGAGCGCATCACCGTCGACGACGTGTCCACGAGCGACCGCGACCGCACGCAGGACATCTTCTCGCTGCTCGACGCCGTGCTCAAGGAGCAGTCCCCGGAGGAGGCCCTGCAGACCGCCTACGACACGGACGAGACGCCCGACGACCTGCTCCAGTGGGTCGAGGACAAGGTGCCGAAGGTGTACGAGGGCGACGAGGTGGCCGACGCGTACGGCTACCTGGCGAAGGCGGACCGCTGGCTCGGGCGCGTGCGTGCGACACAGAACTACACGTACTGGCGCTACGCGACCGACAACATCGCCGCCGGCGTCGCGGCCGCACGCACGCGCGACCGCGGCGGCTGGACGCGCTACGGCGGCGCGCCGTACCGCTCGTACCGGGACTCGACGCGGGACTACATCGCCGAGCGCATCGCCGAGTCCGCCGGGGTGTCGACGGCGACGGCTCGGCGGGAGATCATGCCGTTCCTCGCGGTGATGACCCACCACTGCAAGAACCGGGAACTGACGGTGCTGATGGCCGCGCGCTACGAACTGGACGCCGACCACGTCTCCTTCATCACGGGTAGCGGCGCGTCGACGAACAAGGTGCAGGACATCGTCGCCGACGCCGAGGAACTGCGCGAACAGGAGGCGGTGGACCATTCCGGTGGCGCGTTCGCGGGTGGCGTGGCCGGAGAGTCGGAGGTTGAGGGGGAAGACGGGGACGATGGCGGCGAGGGCGAGGAGGAGGAGGTCGCGCAGGCGACGCTCGGTGGGGGCGACGAGTCAGGTGGTGATGAGGAGGAGGGCCGCGAGGCCGACGCGGAGGCCGCCGAGGAGGACGACCAGCAGTCCGGGCTGAGTGATTTCATGTAG
- a CDS encoding plasmid stabilization protein, with translation MGDGRTRRRLLIACGACLAATAGCGARREPTPTLTPASVPEPVVVEVGPDGAFAFRPGTDEPLRVPPGTTVRFVWRSDNHSVNVVDQPDGGSWGGTPGPNSATYDEGYVHEHTFEVPGRYLYECFAHTPVGTGEVRVVEG, from the coding sequence ATGGGCGACGGACGGACGCGGCGACGGCTGCTCATCGCCTGCGGCGCCTGTCTCGCGGCGACCGCCGGCTGCGGGGCCCGCCGCGAGCCGACGCCGACCCTGACGCCCGCGTCGGTCCCCGAGCCAGTCGTCGTCGAGGTCGGCCCCGACGGCGCGTTCGCCTTCCGTCCCGGGACCGACGAGCCGTTGCGCGTCCCGCCAGGCACGACCGTCCGGTTCGTCTGGCGCTCGGACAACCACAGCGTCAACGTCGTCGACCAGCCGGACGGGGGCTCCTGGGGTGGCACGCCGGGGCCGAACTCGGCGACCTACGACGAGGGCTACGTCCACGAGCACACGTTCGAGGTGCCCGGGCGGTACCTGTACGAGTGCTTCGCGCACACGCCGGTCGGGACGGGCGAGGTGCGGGTCGTCGAAGGATGA
- a CDS encoding prenyltransferase encodes MTEQESFALERVLPPEDTAVGYLLRLSRPRFWLYLAGPVVVGVAYAATSVGELFTPLALALFAYFLLPANVFLYGVNDIFDADIDAENPKKEGREVRYQGSRLVVAAVVVSGLLGLAFVPFLPLAAVATLAVFGFLATEYSAPPLRFKTTPFLDSLSNGLYILPGVIAYTALSGQLPPLGAIVGGWLWTMGMHTFSAIPDIEPDRAAGIETTATYLGRFNTFLYCAGMWLLAAVAFVYVHPFFTVVLMLYPLLVFGITFARVDVDEAYWWYPIINSLAGMVITMGGLYVLVYGNPFVG; translated from the coding sequence ATGACCGAGCAGGAATCGTTCGCCCTGGAGCGCGTGCTGCCGCCGGAGGACACCGCCGTCGGCTATCTGCTGCGGCTCTCGCGGCCCCGGTTCTGGCTGTATCTCGCGGGCCCCGTGGTGGTCGGCGTCGCGTACGCCGCCACCTCTGTCGGGGAGCTGTTCACCCCGCTCGCGCTCGCGCTGTTCGCGTACTTCCTGCTCCCCGCGAACGTCTTCCTCTACGGCGTCAACGACATCTTCGACGCCGACATCGATGCCGAGAACCCGAAGAAGGAGGGCCGGGAGGTGCGATACCAGGGGTCCCGGCTCGTCGTGGCGGCCGTCGTCGTCTCGGGGCTGCTCGGCCTCGCGTTCGTGCCGTTCCTCCCGCTCGCTGCGGTCGCGACGCTCGCCGTCTTCGGCTTCCTCGCCACCGAGTACTCCGCGCCGCCGCTGCGCTTCAAGACCACGCCGTTCCTCGACTCGCTCTCGAACGGGCTCTACATCCTCCCCGGCGTCATCGCGTACACGGCGCTCTCGGGGCAACTGCCCCCGCTGGGCGCCATCGTCGGCGGCTGGCTCTGGACGATGGGGATGCACACGTTCTCCGCGATCCCGGATATCGAACCGGACCGCGCCGCCGGTATCGAGACGACGGCGACCTACCTCGGCCGGTTCAACACCTTCCTCTACTGCGCCGGGATGTGGCTGCTCGCTGCCGTGGCGTTCGTCTACGTCCACCCGTTCTTCACGGTGGTCCTGATGCTCTACCCGCTGCTCGTCTTCGGCATCACCTTCGCCCGCGTGGACGTGGACGAGGCCTACTGGTGGTATCCCATCATCAACTCGCTGGCCGGGATGGTGATCACGATGGGGGGCCTGTACGTGCTGGTCTACGGCAACCCGTTCGTGGGATAG
- a CDS encoding arginase family protein — translation MSPFPGANAARSDAAYVLVGAPLDRSTSFRPGTRFGPDQVRRYARGFEDYDHHTDTGFSDCEVHDAGDIEPWADADDYLDFLADQLRDARDDATPLLVGGEHTVSIAGVRAIEPDVFVCLDAHLDLREELGGDPLSHSTVTRHALEVTDRAVVLGARAGSEAEWARASEADVEVVPPESVPGWSAEFDGDESVYLSVDIDAADPSVAPGTGTPEPFGLSSREMRDVVRDVAPHARGFDVVEVNDRDDGQAAVLGAKLLRAFVFAHVDGR, via the coding sequence ATGTCACCGTTCCCCGGCGCGAATGCGGCCCGTTCCGACGCCGCGTACGTCCTCGTCGGGGCACCGCTGGACCGCTCCACCTCCTTCCGGCCCGGCACCCGCTTCGGTCCCGACCAGGTCCGGCGCTACGCCCGGGGGTTCGAGGACTACGACCACCACACCGACACGGGGTTCAGCGACTGCGAGGTCCACGACGCCGGCGACATCGAGCCGTGGGCCGACGCCGACGACTACCTCGACTTCCTCGCCGACCAGCTACGGGACGCCCGGGACGATGCGACGCCGCTCCTCGTCGGCGGCGAGCACACCGTCTCCATCGCGGGCGTCCGTGCCATCGAGCCGGATGTCTTCGTCTGTCTGGACGCGCATCTGGACCTCCGCGAGGAACTCGGCGGGGATCCGCTCTCGCACAGCACCGTCACCCGGCACGCCCTGGAGGTCACGGACCGGGCGGTCGTGCTGGGCGCGCGAGCGGGCAGCGAGGCCGAGTGGGCGCGTGCGAGCGAGGCCGACGTGGAGGTCGTCCCACCCGAATCGGTGCCCGGCTGGTCGGCCGAGTTCGACGGCGACGAGTCGGTCTACCTCAGCGTCGACATCGACGCCGCCGACCCCTCGGTCGCCCCGGGGACGGGCACGCCGGAACCGTTCGGCCTGTCGAGTCGCGAGATGCGCGACGTGGTCCGGGACGTGGCGCCCCACGCTCGCGGCTTCGACGTGGTGGAGGTGAACGACCGCGACGACGGGCAGGCCGCGGTGCTGGGGGCGAAACTGCTCCGGGCGTTCGTGTTCGCACACGTAGACGGGCGGTGA